From the Gramella sp. Hel_I_59 genome, one window contains:
- a CDS encoding DUF2306 domain-containing protein, with amino-acid sequence MPHDSIGWIHTIFAIIALITGSLILINRKGTEFHVRTGRIYGVSMLIVCASAFSIYRVHNAFGVLHFFAIISTVTLILGMIPLYKKGFKQPIVSHLSWMYWSVIGLYCAFAAEIFTRLPLILNLKNSYGIFYLLIGLSTGIVGMTGSWYFKKKKNTWEIKYSKPRNN; translated from the coding sequence ATGCCACACGATTCAATTGGATGGATACATACTATTTTCGCCATCATCGCATTAATAACTGGAAGTTTAATTTTGATCAACCGAAAGGGAACTGAATTTCATGTAAGAACAGGAAGAATTTATGGTGTTTCGATGCTTATAGTTTGCGCATCAGCGTTCTCAATATATCGTGTGCACAATGCATTCGGAGTGCTACATTTTTTCGCAATTATTAGCACAGTTACACTCATTCTGGGAATGATTCCATTATACAAAAAGGGTTTTAAACAACCAATTGTATCACATTTATCCTGGATGTATTGGTCGGTTATTGGACTATATTGTGCTTTTGCAGCAGAAATTTTTACGCGCTTGCCCCTTATTCTCAATCTCAAAAACAGCTATGGAATTTTTTATCTCTTAATCGGTCTATCTACTGGAATTGTCGGGATGACTGGAAGCTGGTATTTTAAAAAGAAAAAAAACACTTGGGAAATAAAGTATAGTAAACCTAGAAATAACTAG
- a CDS encoding DUF6624 domain-containing protein, with the protein MARGENKKLSEREWKSKQDSLHRENQKKIKEIFNKYGYVGYDLAGERGSQSFWLVVQHADNDLEFQQKVLDEMKVEVEKGNADANSYGLLVDRVRLNSGKKQLYGTQVDYNWKICQAYPKELKDSSSVNERREKIGLKPLEEYLNEMSELHYKMNEQGFKQIGLKGPTLYLTK; encoded by the coding sequence ATAGCCCGAGGAGAAAATAAAAAATTATCTGAAAGAGAATGGAAATCTAAACAAGATAGCCTTCACAGAGAAAATCAGAAAAAAATAAAAGAAATATTTAATAAATATGGATACGTTGGATATGATTTAGCAGGAGAAAGAGGATCCCAAAGTTTTTGGTTGGTGGTTCAACACGCTGATAATGATCTTGAGTTTCAACAAAAAGTCCTAGACGAGATGAAGGTAGAAGTTGAAAAAGGAAATGCAGACGCTAACAGTTATGGATTATTGGTAGATAGAGTTAGATTAAATAGTGGAAAAAAACAATTGTACGGAACACAAGTTGACTATAATTGGAAAATTTGCCAAGCTTACCCAAAAGAATTAAAAGATAGTTCCAGTGTAAATGAAAGAAGAGAAAAAATTGGCTTAAAACCATTAGAAGAATATCTTAACGAAATGTCAGAATTGCATTATAAAATGAATGAACAAGGCTTTAAACAAATAGGCTTAAAAGGACCAACCCTTTATCTAACTAAATAA
- a CDS encoding alpha/beta hydrolase, giving the protein MKNFYILFSLLLTINFIQAQDITGDWYGNLNIQGTELPLVFHLQKNDSTYLSTMDSPKQGGFDIKVDETKYEDSILEMKISALGVKYDGVYDKNDEIINGTFKQGGMSLTLNLTREKPIKKIIRPQEPQKPYPYNSEDISFYNEIDKIKLAGTLTIPKNKKDFPTVILISGSGPQNRNEEIMDHKPFLILSDYLTRNGIGVLRYDDRGVGESEGEYSEATSKDLSRDTKAAIKYLHSRKEINKNKIGLIGHSEGGSIAPMIASKTKDVSFIVLLAGPGLSGKQLLLLQKKLIEEKSGINEDAVNQSQEIFKGAYNIISNFKGNDEQLKNDLKEYFNERFNNSMGESQLNNLIVNLTSPWMKYFIKYDPSLPLKKIDIPVLALFGENDLQVPALKNSKVFQDIGNKNIDIIKLDNLNHLFQESKTGLPNEYSEIEQTISPKVLNIISDWIIEHN; this is encoded by the coding sequence ATGAAGAACTTTTATATTTTATTCAGCCTATTACTAACTATTAATTTCATTCAAGCACAAGATATCACTGGTGATTGGTATGGGAATTTAAACATACAGGGAACGGAATTGCCACTTGTATTTCATTTACAAAAAAATGACTCTACTTATCTATCTACAATGGATAGTCCTAAACAAGGTGGATTTGATATAAAAGTTGATGAAACGAAATATGAAGATTCAATTTTAGAAATGAAGATTTCAGCTTTAGGTGTAAAATACGATGGTGTTTATGATAAAAATGACGAAATAATAAACGGCACCTTCAAACAAGGAGGAATGTCGCTAACGCTAAATTTAACGAGAGAAAAACCCATTAAAAAAATTATTAGACCCCAAGAACCTCAAAAACCATATCCCTATAATTCTGAAGATATTTCATTTTATAATGAGATAGATAAAATTAAATTAGCAGGAACTCTAACTATACCAAAGAACAAAAAAGATTTTCCAACTGTAATTTTAATAAGTGGTAGTGGTCCTCAGAACAGAAATGAGGAAATAATGGATCATAAGCCATTTTTAATATTATCAGACTATTTAACAAGAAATGGAATTGGAGTATTGAGATACGATGACAGAGGCGTTGGAGAATCAGAAGGAGAATATTCAGAAGCAACTTCTAAGGACTTATCTAGAGACACAAAAGCTGCAATCAAATATTTACATTCCAGAAAAGAAATCAATAAAAATAAAATTGGTCTAATTGGACATAGTGAAGGTGGTTCAATAGCTCCTATGATTGCGTCAAAAACCAAAGATGTTAGTTTTATAGTTCTTTTAGCTGGGCCTGGTTTGAGTGGAAAACAACTTTTATTATTACAAAAAAAATTAATTGAAGAAAAAAGTGGAATCAATGAAGATGCTGTAAATCAAAGTCAAGAAATATTCAAAGGTGCTTATAACATCATTTCAAATTTTAAAGGAAATGATGAGCAACTTAAAAATGATCTCAAAGAATACTTTAATGAAAGATTCAATAATTCAATGGGAGAAAGTCAACTGAATAATTTGATTGTAAATTTAACATCTCCGTGGATGAAATATTTTATCAAATATGATCCTTCATTACCTTTAAAGAAAATAGATATTCCTGTATTGGCGTTATTTGGAGAAAATGATTTACAGGTTCCAGCTTTAAAAAATTCTAAAGTATTTCAGGATATTGGTAATAAAAATATAGATATTATCAAATTAGATAATTTGAATCATCTTTTCCAAGAAAGTAAAACAGGTTTGCCCAACGAATATTCCGAAATAGAACAAACTATTTCTCCCAAAGTTTTAAATATTATTTCAGATTGGATAATAGAACACAATTAA
- a CDS encoding GNAT family N-acetyltransferase — translation MNTFPIIKTERLVLKKLKESDWETVSYLRSDEIVNQFIKRKKADTQKKALEFILNTNLKISNNELIYWCITLKNETKMIGSICLWNFSEDRKVAEIGYDLDPKYQRKGIMNESMIAVLNFGFRKLNLEKIEAFTQNQNKSSISLLIKNQFQLNKERFDKDNEENRIFELYRPAANNG, via the coding sequence ATGAACACATTTCCCATTATAAAAACGGAAAGATTAGTTCTGAAAAAACTCAAAGAATCCGATTGGGAAACTGTCTCGTATTTGCGCTCTGATGAAATTGTAAATCAATTTATCAAGAGAAAAAAGGCTGACACTCAGAAAAAAGCGCTCGAATTTATTCTAAACACAAATTTGAAGATATCCAACAATGAGTTAATTTATTGGTGCATTACTCTGAAAAATGAAACGAAAATGATAGGCTCGATCTGTTTGTGGAATTTCTCAGAGGATAGAAAAGTTGCAGAAATTGGATATGATTTGGATCCAAAATATCAGCGAAAAGGAATTATGAATGAATCTATGATTGCGGTTCTGAATTTTGGATTTCGAAAATTAAACCTTGAGAAGATAGAAGCCTTTACTCAAAACCAAAATAAAAGTTCAATCAGTCTTTTAATTAAAAATCAATTTCAATTGAACAAAGAACGATTCGATAAAGACAATGAGGAAAATAGAATATTCGAACTATATCGGCCAGCAGCTAACAACGGTTAA
- a CDS encoding IS110 family transposase, whose translation MKNYQEVIGIDVSKNKLDAYAYNRSSHREFSNDVKGYKALLQWANGKEQKVFFCFENTGHYSLKLALYLSSKKQVYVQENPVVIKRSSGVIREKNDVVDAMMIARYGWLHREELSPSELKDNELLEVGRLLALRDQLVRSRTGLKNTLSELKKLLSSSSTDTCCKTLVSSITHLTSQINKIEKQLKSLIKTSEALSQNYKLITSLKGVGLVVGAQLLYHTNNFERFNSWRQFSSYCGTAPFGHSSGSSIHKKRKCHPMGDRQMKSLLSMAACTAIQYDSELRQYYKKKREEGKLKMIALNNVRNKLLSRVFAVVKRGTPYVELQRFAA comes from the coding sequence ATGAAAAATTACCAAGAAGTAATCGGAATTGATGTTTCAAAAAACAAGTTAGATGCCTATGCTTACAATCGTAGTTCCCATCGGGAGTTCAGTAATGATGTGAAGGGTTATAAAGCCTTGTTGCAATGGGCTAACGGTAAGGAACAAAAAGTGTTTTTCTGTTTTGAGAATACCGGTCATTATTCCTTGAAGTTAGCGTTGTATTTATCTTCAAAGAAGCAGGTATATGTACAGGAAAATCCTGTAGTAATCAAACGTTCTTCCGGAGTGATCAGAGAGAAGAATGACGTGGTAGATGCCATGATGATCGCCAGGTATGGCTGGCTTCACCGTGAGGAACTTTCACCGAGTGAGCTGAAAGATAATGAACTATTAGAAGTAGGCAGGTTGCTGGCTTTGCGTGATCAGCTGGTTCGTAGTCGTACGGGATTGAAGAATACCCTTTCAGAGCTGAAAAAGTTGCTCAGCAGCAGTTCTACAGATACCTGTTGTAAAACGCTTGTAAGCTCTATTACTCACCTGACTTCTCAAATAAATAAAATAGAGAAGCAACTAAAATCACTGATAAAGACTTCTGAGGCATTATCGCAAAATTATAAGTTGATCACTTCTTTAAAAGGTGTTGGTTTAGTTGTAGGCGCCCAGTTGCTTTATCACACCAATAATTTTGAACGCTTTAATAGCTGGCGCCAATTCTCCAGTTATTGTGGGACGGCTCCCTTTGGTCATAGTTCGGGAAGCAGTATTCACAAAAAGCGAAAATGCCACCCGATGGGAGATCGGCAAATGAAGAGCCTGCTTAGCATGGCGGCCTGTACAGCCATTCAATATGACAGTGAATTACGGCAATATTATAAGAAAAAGCGGGAGGAAGGTAAGTTAAAGATGATTGCGCTAAACAATGTCCGCAATAAACTGTTATCCAGAGTGTTTGCAGTGGTGAAGAGAGGAACGCCTTATGTGGAATTACAAAGATTTGCAGCCTGA
- a CDS encoding carboxypeptidase-like regulatory domain-containing protein, with amino-acid sequence MNNTYLTCLLFLILVSNGFSQEIILQGNVTDQNNETLPFVNIGIPNKNTGTVSNENGSFKLKIPSNISEKDTVAFSYIGFKTLRKSVADLIRQQGKSIRMETEENQLAEVVLETKKFKNRKLGRTGKGLGFMHFNYYTAKEKEVDDRLSKEIGMNFKLKNNCRLEKFNFAISTNEFEKLKLRLNIYSLKDGKPQKLMISDNIIIEITNEETGWKSIDLDPYNIYLKKELDEFLVTLQWIESKKSKTKSKFFAIPASKSPLHKTYSRQKAMDEWKSQTGSLSMYLDARCSR; translated from the coding sequence ATGAACAATACTTATCTGACTTGCCTACTATTCTTAATTCTAGTTTCCAACGGTTTTTCACAAGAAATTATATTACAAGGAAATGTAACGGATCAAAATAATGAAACACTTCCTTTCGTAAATATTGGAATTCCAAATAAGAATACTGGAACAGTTTCAAATGAGAATGGTAGTTTCAAGCTAAAAATACCTTCAAATATATCAGAGAAGGATACAGTTGCATTTTCGTATATAGGTTTCAAAACATTAAGGAAATCGGTAGCAGATCTGATAAGGCAACAAGGAAAATCAATTCGGATGGAAACGGAAGAAAACCAATTAGCAGAAGTCGTCCTGGAAACTAAAAAATTCAAAAACAGAAAACTAGGAAGAACAGGTAAGGGTCTGGGATTTATGCACTTTAATTATTATACAGCTAAAGAAAAAGAAGTTGATGATAGATTAAGCAAAGAAATCGGAATGAACTTTAAACTGAAAAACAATTGCCGTCTAGAAAAATTCAATTTCGCCATATCCACTAACGAATTTGAAAAACTAAAACTAAGGCTTAACATTTATAGTTTGAAAGACGGAAAACCTCAAAAATTAATGATATCAGATAATATAATAATCGAAATTACAAATGAAGAAACTGGATGGAAATCAATTGATTTAGATCCATACAACATATACCTAAAAAAAGAATTAGATGAATTTCTTGTAACTCTTCAATGGATAGAAAGTAAGAAATCAAAAACTAAAAGTAAATTTTTCGCAATACCTGCAAGTAAATCTCCATTGCACAAGACCTACTCCAGACAAAAAGCAATGGATGAATGGAAATCACAAACTGGAAGTTTAAGTATGTATTTGGATGCAAGATGTTCGCGTTAA
- a CDS encoding retropepsin-like aspartic protease produces the protein MKIARVFIYFITIILLNSCSLSKAVKHLKEGETTQQNYSATFPFEIKNGFIIIPVEIENKNYDFLLDTGSPNLVSNELAESLNLKAIDSAKAGDVYNKKVQNKYTRLENVKIGNIDFTGTTALINNFNDVSVWSSLNIDGFIGANLMQHAIWDIDFKKQEITITDKESKLEIPENIIENKLFIGVAGVPAIACKLNKKKVWNFTVDLGYNGGIVVPFSEFKKQTENGEILDFKKSKTKGVTGIYGEQNTTRESYIGIINEIEFGNSTLENVQVYSEQYLEKRFGADFFKNYRVILNWDSKKIMLIKNIE, from the coding sequence ATGAAAATAGCACGAGTATTTATTTATTTTATAACAATTATTCTACTTAATAGTTGTTCCCTTAGTAAAGCCGTAAAGCACCTTAAAGAAGGTGAAACAACTCAGCAAAATTATAGTGCTACATTTCCTTTCGAAATTAAAAATGGTTTTATAATTATCCCTGTAGAAATCGAAAATAAAAACTATGATTTTCTATTAGACACAGGCTCTCCTAATCTGGTATCAAATGAACTTGCTGAAAGTTTGAATTTAAAAGCTATAGATTCTGCAAAAGCAGGTGATGTTTATAACAAAAAGGTCCAAAATAAATATACCCGATTAGAGAATGTTAAAATCGGAAACATAGATTTTACCGGAACAACTGCTTTAATCAATAATTTTAATGATGTATCAGTGTGGTCTTCTTTAAATATTGACGGATTTATAGGAGCTAATTTAATGCAGCATGCTATTTGGGATATTGACTTCAAAAAGCAAGAAATTACAATAACGGATAAAGAATCAAAATTAGAAATACCTGAAAACATAATTGAAAACAAGTTATTTATCGGTGTAGCAGGAGTACCCGCTATCGCTTGTAAATTGAATAAAAAGAAAGTTTGGAATTTCACTGTTGATTTAGGGTATAATGGAGGTATCGTAGTACCATTTTCTGAATTCAAAAAGCAAACAGAAAATGGCGAAATCTTAGATTTCAAAAAATCTAAGACCAAAGGTGTTACTGGAATTTATGGAGAACAAAATACAACCAGGGAATCTTATATAGGAATTATCAATGAAATTGAATTTGGAAATTCAACTTTAGAAAATGTCCAAGTGTATTCAGAGCAATATTTAGAAAAGAGGTTTGGTGCTGATTTTTTCAAAAATTACCGTGTTATTTTAAATTGGGATAGTAAAAAAATAATGTTAATCAAAAATATAGAATAG
- a CDS encoding IS110 family transposase, translating into MKNYQEVIGIDVSKNKLDAYAYNRSSHREFSNDVKGYKALLQWANGKEQKVFFCFENTGHYSLKLALYLSSKKQVYVQENPVVIKRSSGVIREKNDVVDAMMIARYGWLHREELSPSELKDNELLEVGRLLALRDQLVRSRTGLKNTLSELKKLLSSSSTDTCCKTLVSSITHLTSQINKIEKQLKSLIKTSEALSQNYKLISSLKGVGLVVGAQLLYHTNNFERFNSWRQFSSYCGTAPFGHSSGSSIHKKRKCHPMGDRQMKSLLSMAACTAIQYDSELRQYYKKKREEGKLKMIALNNVRNKLLSRVFAVVKRGTPYVELQRFAA; encoded by the coding sequence ATGAAAAATTACCAAGAAGTAATCGGAATTGATGTTTCAAAAAACAAGTTAGATGCCTATGCTTACAATCGTAGTTCCCATCGGGAGTTCAGTAATGATGTGAAGGGTTATAAAGCCTTGTTGCAATGGGCTAACGGTAAGGAACAAAAAGTGTTTTTCTGTTTTGAGAATACCGGTCATTATTCCTTGAAGTTAGCGTTGTATTTATCTTCAAAGAAGCAGGTATATGTACAGGAAAATCCTGTAGTAATCAAACGTTCTTCCGGAGTGATCAGAGAGAAGAATGACGTGGTAGATGCCATGATGATCGCCAGGTATGGCTGGCTTCACCGTGAGGAACTTTCACCGAGTGAGCTGAAAGATAATGAACTATTAGAAGTAGGCAGGTTGCTGGCTTTGCGTGATCAGCTGGTTCGTAGTCGTACGGGATTGAAGAATACCCTTTCAGAGCTGAAAAAGTTGCTCAGCAGCAGTTCTACAGATACCTGTTGTAAAACGCTTGTAAGCTCTATTACTCACCTGACTTCTCAAATAAATAAAATAGAGAAGCAACTAAAATCACTGATAAAGACTTCTGAGGCATTATCGCAAAATTATAAGTTGATCAGTTCTTTAAAAGGTGTTGGTTTAGTTGTAGGCGCCCAGTTGCTTTATCACACCAATAATTTTGAACGCTTTAATAGCTGGCGCCAATTCTCCAGTTATTGTGGGACGGCTCCCTTTGGTCATAGTTCGGGAAGCAGTATTCACAAAAAGCGAAAATGCCACCCGATGGGAGATCGGCAAATGAAGAGCCTGCTTAGCATGGCGGCCTGTACAGCCATTCAATATGACAGTGAATTACGGCAATATTATAAGAAAAAGCGGGAGGAAGGTAAGTTAAAGATGATTGCGCTAAACAATGTCCGCAATAAACTGTTATCCAGAGTGTTTGCAGTGGTGAAGAGAGGAACGCCTTATGTGGAATTACAAAGATTTGCAGCCTGA